One stretch of Candidatus Eremiobacterota bacterium DNA includes these proteins:
- a CDS encoding metal-sulfur cluster assembly factor — MVTAEQVREALKDVEDPELMMGILDLGLVYDVVCEGPQGQDVTVTMTLTSPMCPVGPMFKQSVLSKVESIEGVKNATVDITFDPPWDPRTMASEDVKLALGIW, encoded by the coding sequence ATGGTGACAGCGGAACAGGTGCGCGAGGCGCTCAAGGACGTCGAGGACCCCGAGCTCATGATGGGGATTCTGGACCTCGGGCTCGTCTACGACGTGGTCTGCGAAGGGCCGCAAGGCCAGGACGTGACGGTCACGATGACGCTGACCTCGCCGATGTGTCCGGTCGGGCCGATGTTCAAGCAGTCGGTGCTGAGCAAAGTCGAGAGCATCGAGGGCGTGAAGAACGCCACGGTCGACATCACCTTCGATCCGCCCTGGGACCCGCGCACGATGGCCAGCGAAGATGTCAAGCTGGCCCTCGGCATCTGGTAG
- a CDS encoding ABC transporter ATP-binding protein, with product MASEYVFKTESLTRRFSGFVAVNSVSIEIPEGGVRTIIGPNGAGKTTFFNLLSGLLPPSEGRIWFRDREITSLLAYQRARLGIARSFQITNIFGHLTVYENVRLAVQAVHDGKANFFLPTARMGNLAEKTEQVLHDVGLHEARDARAENLSHGDQRRLEIGLVLATDPPVLLLDEPLAGMSPTETHETVDLIQRISPGRTILLVEHDIDVVMAISTTITVFQTGSVLAVGTPQEIRANEAVQRAYLGELA from the coding sequence ATGGCGAGTGAGTACGTCTTCAAGACCGAGAGCCTGACGCGGCGCTTCTCGGGCTTCGTCGCGGTCAATTCGGTCTCGATCGAGATCCCGGAAGGCGGCGTGCGGACGATCATCGGGCCGAACGGCGCCGGCAAGACGACCTTCTTCAATCTGCTCAGCGGTTTGCTGCCCCCGAGCGAAGGCCGGATCTGGTTCCGCGACCGCGAGATCACCTCGCTGCTCGCCTACCAGCGCGCGCGGCTCGGGATCGCGCGCTCGTTCCAGATCACCAACATCTTCGGCCACCTGACCGTCTACGAGAACGTGCGGCTCGCCGTCCAAGCCGTCCACGACGGGAAGGCGAACTTCTTCCTGCCCACCGCGCGCATGGGAAACCTCGCCGAGAAGACGGAGCAGGTGCTGCACGACGTGGGCCTGCACGAAGCGCGCGACGCGCGCGCGGAGAACCTCTCGCACGGCGACCAGCGGCGACTCGAGATCGGGCTCGTCCTCGCGACCGATCCGCCGGTGCTGCTGCTCGACGAGCCGCTGGCCGGGATGTCGCCGACCGAGACGCACGAGACGGTCGACCTGATCCAGCGCATCTCGCCCGGCCGCACGATCCTGCTGGTCGAGCACGACATCGACGTCGTGATGGCGATCTCCACCACGATCACCGTCTTTCAAACCGGCTCGGTGCTGGCGGTCGGGACGCCGCAGGAGATCCGCGCCAACGAAGCCGTTCAGCGCGCCTACCTGGGAGAACTCGCCTGA
- a CDS encoding acyl-CoA carboxylase subunit beta has product MATTEPESAHDHAYHRLEAMRAESLAPAGEEANERQRARGKRLARERVEALVDAGSFVELDRFAVHRTTAFGLEERQFLGDGVITGHATIEGRQVFLFSQDFTVLGGSLGEVFAEKICKVMDLAVRTGSPMIGINDSGGARIQEGVVSLGGYAEIFWRNVQSSGVIPQISLIAGPCAGGAVYSPAITDFTVMVEGISQMFITGPDVTKAVTNEDVSFEELGGALTHATKSGVAHLTAADEDEMNEHCRRLLSFIPSNNLDDPPLVPSDDDPARIATELDELIPDAPNKPYDIVDAIVPVLDDADFFELQPLWAQNIVIGFGRVGGRSVGVVANQPKVLAGVLDINASIKAARFVRFCDAFNVPLLTFVDVPGFLPGTSQEWGGIIKHGAKLLYAFAEATVPKITVITRKAYGGAYDVMSSKHIRADFNFAWPTAEIAVMGASGAVKILNRREIAEASNPDAKAAELAAEYTDHFANPFIAAQRGYVDDVINAAETRRAVSRALDALANKRVERPKRKHGNIPL; this is encoded by the coding sequence ATGGCCACCACCGAGCCGGAATCGGCGCACGACCATGCGTACCACCGCCTCGAGGCGATGCGGGCCGAATCGCTCGCGCCAGCCGGCGAGGAGGCCAACGAGCGCCAGCGCGCCCGAGGGAAACGCCTTGCGCGGGAGCGGGTCGAGGCGCTCGTCGACGCGGGATCGTTCGTCGAGCTGGACCGCTTCGCCGTCCATCGCACGACCGCGTTCGGGCTGGAGGAGCGCCAGTTCCTCGGCGACGGCGTGATCACCGGGCACGCGACGATCGAGGGGCGGCAAGTTTTCCTGTTCTCGCAAGACTTCACGGTGCTCGGCGGCTCGCTGGGCGAAGTCTTCGCCGAGAAGATTTGCAAGGTGATGGACCTCGCCGTGCGCACCGGCTCCCCGATGATCGGCATCAACGACTCGGGCGGCGCGCGCATTCAGGAAGGCGTCGTGAGCCTGGGCGGGTACGCGGAGATCTTCTGGCGCAACGTGCAGTCCTCGGGCGTGATCCCGCAGATCAGCTTGATCGCGGGACCGTGCGCCGGCGGTGCGGTGTACTCGCCGGCGATCACCGATTTCACGGTAATGGTCGAGGGCATCTCGCAGATGTTCATCACCGGGCCCGACGTGACGAAGGCGGTCACCAATGAGGACGTCAGCTTCGAGGAGCTCGGCGGCGCGCTCACGCATGCGACGAAGAGCGGCGTCGCGCACCTGACCGCGGCCGACGAGGACGAGATGAACGAGCACTGCCGGCGGCTGCTCTCGTTCATCCCCTCGAACAACCTCGACGATCCGCCGCTCGTCCCGAGCGACGACGATCCGGCGCGGATCGCCACCGAGCTCGACGAGCTGATCCCCGACGCGCCGAACAAGCCGTACGACATTGTCGATGCGATCGTCCCCGTGCTGGACGACGCGGACTTCTTCGAGCTCCAGCCGCTCTGGGCGCAGAACATCGTGATCGGTTTCGGCCGCGTCGGCGGCCGCAGCGTCGGCGTGGTCGCGAACCAGCCCAAAGTGCTAGCAGGCGTGCTCGACATCAACGCCTCGATCAAGGCCGCGCGCTTCGTGCGCTTCTGCGACGCCTTCAACGTCCCGCTGCTCACGTTCGTCGACGTGCCGGGGTTCTTGCCCGGGACGAGCCAGGAATGGGGCGGGATCATCAAGCACGGCGCCAAGCTGCTGTACGCCTTCGCAGAGGCGACCGTTCCGAAGATCACGGTGATCACCCGCAAAGCCTACGGCGGCGCCTACGACGTCATGTCGTCCAAGCACATCCGCGCCGACTTCAACTTCGCCTGGCCGACCGCCGAGATCGCCGTCATGGGCGCCAGCGGCGCCGTGAAAATCCTCAACCGCCGCGAGATCGCCGAAGCGTCCAACCCCGACGCCAAAGCCGCGGAGCTCGCCGCCGAGTACACCGATCACTTCGCGAACCCGTTCATCGCCGCCCAACGCGGCTACGTCGACGACGTCATCAACGCCGCCGAAACCCGCCGCGCCGTCTCCCGCGCGCTCGACGCGCTGGCGAACAAGCGCGTCGAACGCCCGAAGCGCAAGCACGGGAACATCCCGCTGTAA
- a CDS encoding acetyl-CoA carboxylase biotin carboxylase subunit, whose amino-acid sequence MADAPFRKILIANRGEIAIRVMRSAKELACATVAVYSDADRDALHVRYADEAFRLGPAAPSESYLNADRLLEVAQRAGADAIHPGYGFFAENAAFARRVNAAGITWIGPHPDAIDAMGDKIRARQAMVAAGVPVVPGGTDSIADADAARVAAEKYGLPLALKASGGGGGKGLKVARSVAELESAFSTAQREASAYFGNPTIYVERYLENPKHVELQILADKHGTVLHVGERDCSLQRRHQKLWEEAPARIPESVRAGLRAAGVQAAKAIGYDSVGTIECLVSGDAFYFLEMNTRIQVEHTVSEEISEIDLVREQILVAAGRPLPFTQAQIEAGFRGHAIEVRVNAEDPAQNFRPAPGTVERYREPGGFGVRVDSAAYPGFTITPDYDSMIAKLIVRARNRDEALARLGRAIDEYIITGVSTTLPLLRALVDFGPVRDASYGTATLEPFAASLGAAASNGLAREGAGARTSAATTAAPSDDDAIRVEVNDKLFRVRFVDLPAPRGTPAGGAAPAKPAPKKGGSTRTSAAAGNDVVAPMHGVVVEIPVAPGASVNEGDVVAVIEAMKMMNEIRAHKAGTVAAVHVAAGATVEARTPLVTLA is encoded by the coding sequence ATGGCTGACGCGCCGTTCCGCAAGATATTGATCGCGAACCGCGGGGAGATCGCAATCCGCGTCATGCGCAGCGCGAAGGAGCTGGCCTGCGCCACCGTCGCCGTCTACTCCGACGCCGACCGCGACGCGCTGCACGTGCGCTACGCCGACGAAGCGTTCCGGCTCGGGCCGGCAGCGCCGTCGGAGTCGTACTTGAACGCCGACAGGCTCCTCGAGGTCGCTCAGCGTGCCGGCGCCGACGCCATCCATCCGGGATACGGTTTCTTCGCCGAGAACGCCGCGTTCGCGCGGCGGGTCAACGCAGCGGGCATAACGTGGATCGGACCGCATCCGGACGCGATCGACGCGATGGGCGACAAGATTCGCGCGCGCCAAGCGATGGTCGCGGCGGGCGTCCCGGTCGTGCCGGGCGGAACCGATTCGATCGCCGACGCGGATGCGGCGCGCGTCGCGGCCGAAAAGTACGGTCTCCCGCTGGCGCTCAAGGCGTCGGGCGGCGGCGGCGGCAAAGGCCTGAAGGTCGCGCGCAGCGTCGCGGAGCTCGAGTCGGCGTTCTCGACGGCGCAGCGCGAGGCGAGCGCGTACTTCGGTAACCCGACGATCTACGTCGAGCGCTATCTCGAAAACCCGAAACACGTCGAACTGCAGATTCTCGCCGACAAGCACGGCACGGTGCTGCACGTCGGCGAGCGCGACTGCTCGCTGCAGCGCCGGCACCAAAAGCTTTGGGAAGAGGCGCCGGCGCGCATCCCCGAGAGCGTGCGCGCCGGACTGCGCGCGGCCGGCGTGCAGGCGGCGAAGGCGATCGGTTACGACTCGGTCGGCACGATCGAGTGCCTGGTCAGTGGTGATGCATTCTACTTCCTCGAGATGAACACGCGCATCCAAGTCGAGCACACGGTCTCCGAAGAGATTTCGGAGATCGACCTCGTGCGCGAGCAGATTCTCGTCGCCGCGGGGCGGCCGCTGCCGTTCACGCAGGCGCAAATCGAAGCGGGCTTTCGCGGTCACGCGATCGAGGTGCGCGTCAACGCCGAAGACCCGGCGCAGAACTTCCGCCCCGCGCCCGGGACGGTCGAGCGCTACCGGGAGCCGGGCGGTTTCGGGGTGCGCGTCGACTCGGCAGCGTATCCGGGCTTCACGATCACGCCGGACTACGACTCGATGATCGCCAAGCTCATCGTGCGCGCGCGCAACCGCGATGAGGCGCTGGCGCGGCTCGGCCGCGCGATCGACGAGTACATTATCACCGGCGTTTCGACGACGCTGCCGCTGCTCCGCGCGCTGGTCGACTTCGGACCCGTCCGCGACGCATCGTACGGCACCGCGACGCTCGAACCGTTCGCCGCCTCGCTCGGCGCCGCCGCGTCGAACGGCCTCGCGCGCGAGGGCGCCGGCGCGCGAACCTCGGCTGCGACGACGGCGGCGCCGAGCGACGACGACGCGATCCGCGTCGAGGTGAACGACAAACTGTTCCGCGTGCGCTTCGTCGACTTGCCGGCACCGCGGGGCACGCCGGCAGGCGGTGCGGCACCCGCCAAGCCGGCGCCGAAGAAGGGCGGCTCGACGCGCACCTCCGCCGCCGCCGGAAACGACGTCGTCGCACCGATGCACGGCGTCGTGGTGGAGATTCCGGTTGCGCCGGGCGCGAGCGTGAACGAAGGCGACGTCGTTGCCGTGATCGAGGCGATGAAGATGATGAACGAGATCCGCGCACACAAGGCCGGGACGGTCGCGGCCGTGCACGTCGCCGCGGGCGCGACCGTCGAAGCGCGCACGCCGCTGGTGACGCTCGCATGA
- a CDS encoding ABC transporter ATP-binding protein translates to MLLELDGVNAYYDKSHVLQNVSLGVDQGEVVALLGRNGSGRSTTCKTIMGLVPAKTGTVRFKGKDITNKSPFAVAQSGIAFVPEDRRIFPNLTVGENLRLAALSGRKGDWTEKRIYDYFPVLGERRDKPAKLSGGEQQMLAIARALVANPEIILLDEPMEGLAPLIARSVEEVVRNIRTEGHTVLLVEQNAQVAMSLSDRGYVLATGRVVGSGTIAELKADEAMMHRYLAV, encoded by the coding sequence ATGCTGCTCGAGCTGGACGGCGTCAACGCCTACTACGACAAGTCGCACGTGCTGCAGAACGTCTCGCTCGGCGTCGATCAAGGCGAGGTCGTCGCGCTGCTCGGGCGCAACGGCTCGGGCCGCTCGACGACCTGCAAGACGATCATGGGGCTCGTTCCCGCGAAGACCGGCACCGTGCGCTTCAAAGGCAAGGACATCACCAACAAGTCGCCGTTCGCGGTAGCGCAGAGCGGGATCGCGTTCGTCCCCGAGGACCGGCGCATCTTCCCGAACCTGACCGTCGGCGAGAACCTGCGGCTCGCGGCGCTCTCCGGGCGCAAAGGCGATTGGACCGAGAAGCGCATCTACGACTACTTCCCGGTCCTCGGCGAGAGGCGCGACAAGCCGGCGAAGCTCTCCGGGGGCGAGCAGCAGATGCTCGCGATCGCGCGCGCGCTGGTGGCGAACCCCGAGATCATCCTGCTCGACGAGCCGATGGAAGGCCTGGCGCCGCTGATCGCGCGCAGCGTCGAAGAGGTGGTGCGCAACATCCGCACCGAGGGGCACACCGTGCTGTTGGTCGAGCAGAACGCGCAGGTCGCGATGAGCTTGTCCGACCGCGGCTACGTCCTCGCGACCGGGCGCGTCGTCGGCTCGGGAACCATCGCCGAGCTGAAGGCGGACGAAGCGATGATGCACCGGTACCTGGCGGTGTAA
- a CDS encoding DUF1211 domain-containing protein: protein MTAAEHDPEAHDRERFTRRLEAFSDIVFGFALAQCAFALEVPKSLAQLGAEWHGLLYFAVTFVLIATFWFMHYRVFHYAFAARPLDVVLNFALLATVALLPYALRLYITFNDSVPGSVAYAAALGSGFSLLAALEWRGLRLPPRPMTPKAERLIRRGLWRHGAAGIIFLLSVPVIAYFGLYARSVWALIGLAIAVLRIVERRAPTSVVGTPAPAAEL from the coding sequence GTGACCGCAGCCGAGCACGATCCCGAAGCGCACGACCGCGAGCGGTTCACCCGCCGCCTCGAAGCGTTCAGCGACATCGTCTTCGGCTTCGCGCTCGCGCAGTGCGCGTTCGCGCTCGAGGTGCCGAAATCGCTCGCGCAGCTCGGTGCGGAATGGCACGGCCTGCTGTATTTCGCGGTGACGTTCGTGCTGATCGCGACCTTCTGGTTCATGCACTACCGCGTGTTCCACTACGCGTTCGCGGCGCGCCCGCTCGACGTCGTGCTGAACTTCGCCCTGCTCGCGACCGTCGCGCTGCTGCCGTACGCGCTGCGGCTCTACATCACGTTCAACGACTCGGTCCCCGGCTCGGTCGCATACGCGGCGGCGCTGGGGAGCGGTTTTTCGCTGCTCGCGGCGCTTGAATGGCGCGGGCTGCGCCTGCCGCCGCGCCCGATGACGCCGAAGGCCGAGCGGCTCATCCGGCGCGGGCTGTGGCGCCACGGGGCGGCCGGGATCATCTTCCTCCTATCGGTCCCGGTCATCGCGTACTTCGGCCTCTACGCGCGCTCGGTCTGGGCCTTGATCGGGCTCGCGATCGCGGTTCTCCGCATCGTGGAACGGCGCGCGCCCACGTCCGTCGTTGGAACCCCGGCGCCCGCCGCCGAATTGTAG
- a CDS encoding phosphoesterase, which yields MRLLSFVAAAAVVLVLPAFVFTPARAAGMPTAEDFAVPRYRHVFVIMGENKNRERIIGSQYAPRLTQLAQTYGDASNFFGEVHPSQANYVALVGGSTYGIHDDDAYYCAAGSTDANCPGAKTPGYVPHTIDAPNLGTQLEAAGLTWKNYNESIPAPGSLAVTGSNPVEDGPNAPPYYAVKHSGFMNFASVQKDPRRAEKIVGYDQLRRDLAANALPSFGLIIPNLCNDMHGMAGPNVPDDCLYAHVFDATVRRGDAAMTKVVEMIQSSAAWKSNDNVAIVITWDENDGLTREGCCGVTPNAPSNFGGGHIAAIVVTNHGPHGAVDPMPYNHYSLLRTIEDAFGIRDYLGLAAATDQGVRPMLPLFRVSR from the coding sequence ATGCGCCTCCTTTCCTTCGTCGCCGCCGCCGCCGTTGTTCTCGTGCTCCCGGCGTTCGTCTTCACGCCCGCTCGGGCGGCCGGCATGCCGACCGCCGAGGATTTTGCGGTTCCGCGCTATCGTCACGTCTTCGTCATCATGGGCGAGAACAAGAACCGCGAGCGGATCATCGGCTCTCAGTACGCGCCGCGGTTGACGCAGCTCGCGCAGACCTACGGCGACGCGTCGAACTTCTTCGGCGAAGTCCATCCGAGCCAGGCGAACTACGTCGCGCTGGTCGGCGGCTCGACGTACGGCATCCACGACGATGATGCGTACTACTGCGCGGCAGGATCGACCGACGCGAACTGTCCCGGCGCGAAGACTCCGGGCTACGTCCCGCACACGATCGACGCGCCGAATCTCGGCACACAGCTCGAAGCGGCGGGGTTGACCTGGAAGAATTACAACGAGAGCATCCCGGCGCCCGGCTCGCTCGCGGTGACCGGATCGAATCCGGTCGAAGATGGTCCCAACGCGCCGCCGTACTACGCGGTGAAGCATTCGGGCTTCATGAACTTCGCCTCGGTGCAGAAGGACCCGCGCCGCGCCGAGAAGATCGTCGGCTACGACCAGCTGCGCCGGGACCTGGCGGCGAACGCGCTGCCGAGTTTCGGCCTCATCATCCCGAACCTGTGCAATGACATGCATGGAATGGCCGGTCCGAACGTCCCGGATGACTGCTTGTACGCGCACGTCTTCGACGCGACGGTCCGGCGCGGCGACGCCGCGATGACGAAGGTCGTCGAGATGATCCAGAGCTCGGCCGCTTGGAAGTCCAACGACAACGTCGCGATCGTCATCACCTGGGACGAGAACGACGGCCTCACCCGCGAAGGCTGCTGCGGCGTAACGCCGAACGCGCCGTCCAACTTCGGCGGCGGCCACATCGCCGCAATCGTCGTGACGAATCACGGCCCGCACGGCGCTGTCGATCCGATGCCCTACAACCACTACTCCCTGCTGCGCACGATCGAGGACGCCTTCGGCATCCGCGACTACCTCGGTCTTGCCGCCGCCACCGATCAAGGAGTCCGCCCGATGCTCCCGCTGTTCCGGGTTTCGCGCTAG
- a CDS encoding VOC family protein encodes MTIAQESTATQRIVPFLWFDDNAEEAARFYVSIFPNSKIDGDVSRYGDEGLAEPGSVMVVPFQLDGQGFLALNGGPEYTFTPAISFFVRCENQAEVDYYWEKLLEGAGEPVQCGWLKDRFGVSWQVVPSVLQQLIGGPDAEGASRAMKAMLGMVKLDVGELQRAYDGT; translated from the coding sequence ATGACGATCGCGCAAGAAAGCACAGCCACGCAGCGCATCGTTCCGTTTCTGTGGTTCGACGACAATGCAGAAGAGGCTGCGCGGTTCTACGTCTCGATCTTTCCGAACTCGAAGATCGACGGCGACGTCAGCCGGTACGGCGACGAAGGCCTGGCCGAGCCCGGTTCGGTCATGGTCGTCCCATTCCAGCTCGACGGACAAGGCTTTCTGGCGCTGAACGGCGGGCCCGAGTATACGTTCACGCCGGCGATCTCGTTCTTCGTGCGCTGCGAGAACCAAGCCGAAGTCGACTACTATTGGGAGAAGCTGCTCGAAGGCGCCGGGGAGCCCGTGCAGTGCGGCTGGCTCAAAGACCGCTTCGGCGTCTCGTGGCAAGTCGTTCCGAGCGTGCTGCAGCAACTCATCGGCGGACCTGATGCAGAGGGAGCGAGCCGCGCGATGAAGGCGATGCTCGGCATGGTGAAGCTCGACGTCGGCGAGCTGCAGCGAGCGTACGACGGAACGTAG
- a CDS encoding DUF4142 domain-containing protein, with protein MNKTLAATALVLLLAAPALARTIAAPKTSVSDGEKATTTYFVQDSVGDVQLGMLGEQKAQNAAVRALARTMVRDHTRTANAGMQVAQQIGDDEAQLKAGDDNQIQLSHLARYSGVKFDQEYTSALVDAHKNDISTARDALEFATTPALRAYLRDAIAVDTRHLGMAEAAQQQVGKGD; from the coding sequence ATGAACAAGACTCTTGCAGCCACCGCGCTGGTCCTGCTCCTCGCCGCGCCCGCGCTCGCGCGGACGATTGCCGCGCCGAAGACGTCGGTGAGCGACGGCGAAAAGGCGACGACGACGTACTTCGTCCAGGACTCTGTCGGTGACGTTCAGCTCGGCATGCTCGGCGAGCAAAAGGCGCAGAATGCCGCGGTGCGTGCGCTCGCGCGCACAATGGTACGAGACCATACGCGCACGGCGAACGCGGGGATGCAGGTCGCACAGCAGATCGGCGACGACGAAGCGCAGCTCAAGGCCGGCGACGACAACCAGATCCAGCTCAGTCACCTGGCCCGGTACAGCGGGGTGAAGTTCGACCAGGAATACACCAGCGCGCTCGTCGACGCGCACAAGAACGACATTTCGACGGCGCGCGACGCGCTCGAGTTCGCCACGACCCCCGCGCTGCGGGCCTACTTGCGGGACGCGATCGCGGTCGACACGCGGCACCTCGGGATGGCCGAAGCCGCGCAGCAGCAGGTCGGCAAGGGCGACTAG
- a CDS encoding enoyl-ACP reductase: MGLLDGKTILVTGIANRWSIATGIARQLHAHGAKLVLTYQGERVEDAVRKHAEEFGGAAVFECDVTSEESLRALAASAGRIDGLVHSIAFVKKEDLSGKVYDTSRDGFAMAMEISTYSLIALVNHLRENLNDGSSVIALTYLGATQIVPNYNIAGIAKAALEATVRYLAFDLGGRGIRVNAISAGPISTASSRQVAGFSKMPAKVAALSPLKRNITPDDVGNVAVYLCSDLSSQVTADVHFVDAGYHAMGLITETEQG, translated from the coding sequence GTGGGATTGCTCGACGGAAAGACCATTCTGGTCACGGGGATCGCGAACAGGTGGTCGATCGCCACCGGGATCGCGCGGCAGCTGCACGCGCACGGCGCGAAGCTCGTCCTGACGTATCAGGGCGAGCGCGTCGAGGATGCCGTGCGCAAGCACGCCGAGGAGTTCGGCGGCGCGGCGGTCTTCGAATGCGACGTCACCAGCGAGGAGTCGCTGCGCGCTCTCGCGGCGAGTGCCGGGCGGATCGACGGGCTCGTGCACTCGATCGCGTTCGTGAAGAAAGAGGATCTCTCGGGGAAGGTCTACGACACCTCGCGCGACGGGTTCGCGATGGCGATGGAGATCAGCACCTACTCCCTGATCGCGCTGGTCAACCACCTGCGGGAAAACCTGAACGACGGCTCGTCGGTCATCGCGCTGACGTATCTCGGCGCGACGCAGATCGTCCCCAATTACAACATCGCGGGAATCGCGAAGGCAGCGCTCGAGGCGACCGTCCGATATCTCGCGTTCGACCTCGGCGGGCGCGGGATTCGGGTGAACGCGATCTCGGCCGGCCCGATCTCGACCGCCTCGTCGCGCCAGGTGGCGGGCTTCAGCAAGATGCCGGCGAAAGTCGCTGCGCTCTCGCCGCTCAAACGCAACATCACCCCCGACGACGTCGGCAACGTCGCCGTCTACCTTTGCTCCGATCTTTCCTCGCAGGTAACGGCGGACGTGCACTTCGTCGATGCGGGCTATCACGCGATGGGGCTGATCACGGAGACGGAGCAGGGCTGA
- a CDS encoding VOC family protein produces MELVPYVFFYGRCQEALDFYKSVFGGSYQAMRVADSPMKDQSPPEAANNIMHASFTAPGVKFFASDGREVKTVDPDAGNISLALNEVDGADAERIVTALADGGKLVMPLEPAFWGGRFAMVVDRFGNEWLITAP; encoded by the coding sequence ATGGAATTGGTACCGTACGTCTTTTTCTACGGGCGCTGCCAAGAGGCGCTCGACTTCTACAAGTCCGTCTTCGGCGGCAGCTACCAGGCGATGCGCGTCGCAGACTCGCCGATGAAGGATCAGTCTCCGCCCGAAGCGGCCAACAACATCATGCACGCGTCGTTCACCGCCCCGGGCGTCAAGTTCTTCGCCTCCGACGGGCGTGAAGTGAAGACAGTCGACCCGGACGCGGGCAACATCTCCCTCGCGCTCAACGAAGTGGACGGCGCGGACGCCGAGCGCATCGTCACGGCGCTCGCGGACGGCGGCAAGCTCGTAATGCCGCTCGAGCCCGCGTTCTGGGGTGGTCGGTTCGCGATGGTCGTCGACCGCTTCGGCAACGAATGGCTGATCACCGCGCCATGA
- a CDS encoding RNA polymerase sigma factor, whose translation MTTSEADVRAAQAGDPAAHDRLLEALWPRAFRLAVAILGERTAAEDAAQDALVSIARRLDGLRDPVSFPLWSTRIVVNAARDAARRRATEHQRRGRLHESQPSFEELTLERLDMLAALAALPSWLRVPLVLRHVEGLTSREIGAALGAPAATIRFRLALGRRRLAAALADRDPDFREEFA comes from the coding sequence GTGACCACCAGCGAAGCGGACGTCCGAGCCGCTCAGGCCGGCGATCCCGCCGCCCACGACCGTCTCCTCGAAGCGCTCTGGCCGCGGGCGTTCCGGCTCGCCGTGGCGATCCTCGGCGAGCGCACCGCCGCCGAGGACGCGGCGCAGGATGCGCTGGTCTCGATCGCCCGGCGTCTCGACGGGCTGCGCGATCCCGTGTCGTTTCCGCTCTGGTCGACCCGGATCGTCGTGAACGCCGCGCGCGACGCGGCCCGGCGCCGTGCCACCGAACACCAGCGGCGCGGCCGTCTGCACGAGAGTCAGCCCTCGTTCGAGGAGCTCACCTTGGAACGGCTCGACATGCTCGCCGCGCTCGCGGCGCTTCCGTCATGGCTGCGCGTACCGCTCGTCTTGCGGCACGTTGAGGGCCTCACCAGCCGCGAGATCGGCGCTGCGCTCGGCGCGCCGGCCGCGACGATCCGTTTCCGTCTTGCGCTTGGACGCCGGCGGCTCGCCGCCGCGCTAGCCGACCGCGACCCCGACTTTCGTGAGGAGTTTGCATGA